One segment of Leptodactylus fuscus isolate aLepFus1 chromosome 7, aLepFus1.hap2, whole genome shotgun sequence DNA contains the following:
- the CYP2R1 gene encoding vitamin D 25-hydroxylase codes for MSVLGSSAALWGLLTGLAALLLLILLIRHVLRQRRPPGFPPGPPGLPLIGNILALARDPHVYMRRQSKLHGQIFSLDLGGISAVVLNGYDAVKECLLHQSDVFADRPSLPLFLKLTKMGGLLNAKYGRCWTDHRKLAMSCFRTFGSSQRSFESRIWEESSFFLEAVDTYKGKPFDPKHLTTIAVSNISNLILFGERFSYDDDEFLHMIEIFSQNIELATSAWVFLYNAFPIIGVLPFGGHQQLFRNAAEVYDFLLQIIQRFSENRTPQSPRHFIDAYLDEMERKDANPGHTYSTENLIFSVGELIIAGTETTTNALRWAVLFMALYPNIQVQVQKEIDLVVGPNQIPTLEVRSYMPYTEAVLHEVLRFCNIAPLGIFHATSRDTVVRGYSIPEGTTVITNLYSVHYDEKYWTDPEIFYPERFLDSSGQFTRKEAFVPFSLGRRQCLGEHLARMEFFLFFTALLHRFHLHFPHGFVPNLKPKLGMTLQPYPYLICAERR; via the exons ATGTCGGTGTTGGGCTCCTCGGCCGCGCTATGGGGGCTCCTCACCGGCCTGGCCGCGCTGCtgctcctcatcctcctcatcagACACGTCTTGAGGCAAAGGAGACCCCCGGGCTTCCCCCCCGGACCCCCCGGGCTGCCGCTGATCGGGAACATCCTGGCGCTGGCCCGGGACCCGCACGTCTACATGAGGAGGCAAAGCAAACTGCACGGACAg ATCTTCAGTCTGGACCTCGGTGGAATCTCGGCTGTGGTGCTGAATGGCTACGATGCGGTGAAGGAATGCCTGCTCCACCAGAGCGATGTCTTTGCTGACCGCCCGTCGCTGCCGCTGTTTCTAAAGCTGACTAAAATGGGAG GTCTTCTCAACGCCAAGTACGGCCGCTGCTGGACCGATCACCGGAAGCTGGCCATGAGCTGTTTCCGGACTTTTGGTTCCTCTCAGAGGTCATTTGAGAGCCGTATTTGGGAGGAATCGTCCTTCTTCCTGGAGGCGGTGGACACCTACAAGGGTAAACCCTTCGACCCCAAACACCTGACGACCATTGCTGTGTCCAACATCTCCAATCTCATCCTATTCGGCGAACGCTTCAGCTATGACGACGACGAGTTCCTTCACATGATTGAGATCTTCAGCCAGAACATAGAGCTGGCGACCAGTGCCTGGGTCTTCCTGTACAACGCCTTCCCCATCATCGGGGTCCTGCCCTTCGGGGGGCACCAGCAGCTCTTCAGGAACGCCGCCGAGGTCTATGATTTCCTCTTACAGATTATCCAGCGCTTTTCAGAAAACCGCACACCGCAGTCACCGCGACATTTCATAGATGCGTATCTGGATGAGATGGAGCGGAAAGACGCCAATCCTGGTCACACCTACTCCACGGAAAACCTTATATTCTCCGTGGGGGAGCTGATCATCGCCGGGACCGAGACCACGACCAACGCGCTGAGGTGGGCGGTCCTCTTCATGGCGCTGTATCCCAATATACAAG TCCAGGTTCAGAAGGAAATTGACCTTGTGGTCGGACCAAATCAGATCCCAACCTTGGAGGTTCGCTCCTACATGCCCTACACGGAGGCCGTGCTGCACGAGGTCCTCAGGTTCTGCAATATCGCCCCCTTGGGGATATTTCACGCCACTTCCAGAGACACGGTTGTGCGAGGATATTCGATCCCAGAAGGCACCACGGTCATCACCAACCTCTACTCTGTCCACTACGACGAGAAATACTGGACCGATCCAGAAATCTTCTATCCGGAGCGCTTCCTGGACAGCAGCGGGCAGTTCACCAGGAAGGAGGCCTTTGTGCCGTTCTCCTTAG GGAGAAGACAATGTCTCGGGGAGCACCTCGCCCGCATGGAGTTCTTCCTCTTCTTCACAGCTCTTCTCCATCGATTCCACCTCCATTTTCCACACGGCTTTGTACCAAATCTAAAGCCGAAGCTGGGCATGACGCTGCAGCCTTACCCTTACCTCATCTGTGCCGAGAGACGGTAA